A portion of the Phyllopteryx taeniolatus isolate TA_2022b chromosome 15, UOR_Ptae_1.2, whole genome shotgun sequence genome contains these proteins:
- the gfm2 gene encoding ribosome-releasing factor 2, mitochondrial isoform X2, with protein sequence MIWEKYFLVLRCCRWSASRFLKRNYSFLPGDDVKSLRSVISPDVSKIRNIGIMAHIDAGKTTTTERMLYYAGYIRALGDVDDGDTVTDFMAQERERGITIQSAAVTFDWKGHRINLIDTPGHVDFTLEVERALRVLDGAVAVFDASAGVEAQTVTVWRQAAKHHIPCVCFLNKMDKPAADLNFSLESIRQKLKANPVLLQIPVGRGRNFSGVIDLLTNQRLTWKPTDDGRAFETRRLSESQQEEAALLREVRQARMALIEQVADLDDEFAELLLSDFSDNFDAVPYIKLREAVRRLTLARKGVPVLCGSSLRNKGVQPLLDAITAFLPAPDERPHDLVRWYKDDLCALAFKVLHDKQRGPLVFLRIYSGTLRAQTAMHNINRNSTERLSRLLVPFADQHVQIPSMTAGNIALTVGLKQTVTGDTIVSSKASAAAAARRAQTDGRTGAVLSGVEVPDPVFFCTIEPPTMAKQADLENALNNLQREDPSLKVRIDPDSGQTILCGMGELHIEIIHDRIRREYGIETHLGPLQVAYRETVLHRAAAVDTLDRAVGERRHVVTVELAVRPDRDHADGSRRLTFAEEAAGTLSEGMREAVENGVHSSYLQGPLLGSPLQGVSTLIQRVNMEAGTSPAMVSACASRCVLKALRLAGGQVLEPVMSMEVTVEEQHLGAVLGDLAQRRGTVRDIRSRQDDKVLLASVPLAETRDYSTVLRTLTSGKATFSLELDTYEAMSAHEQNTLLKRMAGLL encoded by the exons ATGATTTGG GAAAAGTATTTCTTGGTACTGCGGTGCTGCAGATGGAGCGCGAGTAGGTTTCTCAAGAGGAATTACAGCTTTCTTCCTGGTG ATGACGTGAAATCTCTGCGGTCTGTGATCAGCCCGGATGTGTCCAA GATCCGCAACATCGGCATCATGGCCCACATCGACGCGGGAAAGACGACGACCACGGAGAGGATGCTTTACTACGCCGGCTACATCAGAGCGCTGGGAG ACGTGGACGACGGCGACACGGTGACGGACTTCATGGCTCAAGAGCGGGAGCGCGGGATCACCATCCAGTCGGCGGCGGTGACCTTTGACTGGAAGGGTCACAGGATCAACCTGATAGACACGCCGG GTCACGTGGACTTTACTCTGGAGGTGGAAAGGGCTCTTCGGGTTCTGGACGGGGCCGTCGCCGTGTTCGATGCGTCTGCCGGCGTCGAG GCTCAGACTGTGACCGTGTGGAGGCAGGCGGCGAAGCATCACATCCCGTGCGTTTGCTTCCTGAACAAGATGGACAAGCCCGCAGCCGA cctCAATTTCTCCTTGGAGAGCATCAGGCAGAAGCTGAAAGCCAATCCGGTCCTCCTTCAG ATTCCTGTCGGCAGAGGCAGGAACTTCTCCGGTGTGATCGACCTGTTGACCAATCAGAGGCTGACGTGGAAGCCGACGGACGACGGGCGCGCTTTTGAAACCAGACGCCTTAGCGAGTCCCAGCAGGAGGAAGCGGCACTCCTGCGGGAAGTCCGGCAGGCCAGAATGGCTTTAATTGAGCAG GTTGCAGATCTGGATGATGAGTTTGCCGAACTGCTGCTGAGCGACTTCAGTGACAATTTTGACGCTGTCCCTTACATTAAA CTCCGAGAGGCGGTGCGGCGGCTCACTCTGGCCCGTAAAGGCGTCCCGGTGCTCTGCGGAAGCTCTTTACGCAACAAAGGCGTTCAACCGCTCCTGGACGCCATCACCGCCTTCCTGCCGGCCCCCGACGAAAGGCCCCACGACCTGGT GCGCTGGTACAAGGACGACTTGTGCGCTCTGGCCTTCAAGGTTCTCCACGACAAGCAGCGCGGCCCGCTGGTTTTCCTTCGGATCTACTCGGGAACGCTGAGAGCGCAGACGGCGATGCACAACATCAACAGGAACAGCAC CGAAAGGTTGAGCAGACTGCTGGTGCCTTTTGCCGACCAACACGTGCAAATCCCCTCGATGACGGCGGGAAACATCGCCCTCACTGTCGGACTCAAGCAG ACGGTAACTGGCGACACCATCGTCTCCTCCAAAGCgtcggccgccgccgccgcccgccgAGCGCAGACCGACGGCCGGACCGGCGCGGTCCTCTCCGGGGTGGAGGTCCCCGACCCAGTCTTCTTCTGCACCATCGAGCCCCCCACCATGGCCAAACAGGCCG ATCTTGAGAATGCGCTGAACAATCTCCAGAGAGAAGACCCCAGTCTGAAAGTCCGGATTGACCCGGATTCCGGACAG ACTATTTTGTGCGGCATGGGAGAGCTGCACATCGAGATCATCCACGATCGAATCCGGAGGGAGTACGGCATCGAGACCCACCTGGGCCCGCTGCAAGTGGCGTACCGGGAGACCGTCCTCCACCGGGCCGCCGCCGTCG ACACACTGGACCGCGCAGTGGGCGAGAGACGACACGTGGTGACGGTGGAGCTGGCCGTCCGACCCGACCGCGACCACGCCGACGGGTCCCGTCGACTGACGTTCGCGGAGGAAGCCGCCGGGACCTTGTCGGAAGGTATGAGGGAGGCGGTGGAGAACGGAGTGCACAGCTCTTACCTCCAAG GTCCATTGCTGGGCTCCCCTCTGCAGGGCGTGTCCACACTGATCCAACGGGTCAACATGGAAGCGGGAACTTCTCCGGCCATGGTTTCCGCCTGCGCGTCTCGTTGCGTGCTGAAG GCTCTGAGGCTGGCCGGAGGGCAGGTTCTGGAGCCCGTCATGTCCATGGAGGTGACGGTGGAGGAGCAACACCTGGGCGCCGTGCTGGGCGACCTGGCGCAGAGGCGAGGCACGGTCCGGGACATCCGCAGTCGGCAGGACGACAAGGTGCTGCTGGCCAGCGTGCCCTTGGCGGAGACCAGG GACTATTCCACAGTCCTGCGAACATTGACCTCGGGGAAGGCCACCTTCTCCTTGGAGCTCGACACGTACGAGGCCATGAGCGCGCACGAGCAGAACACGCTGCTGAAGCGAATGGCCGGcttgctgtga
- the gfm2 gene encoding ribosome-releasing factor 2, mitochondrial isoform X3 encodes MIWEKYFLVLRCCRWSASRFLKRNYSFLPGDDVKSLRSVISPDVSKIRNIGIMAHIDAGKTTTTERMLYYAGYIRALGDVDDGDTVTDFMAQERERGITIQSAAVTFDWKGHRINLIDTPALVYFVSQYASTNIPGHVDFTLEVERALRVLDGAVAVFDASAGVEAQTVTVWRQAAKHHIPCVCFLNKMDKPAADLNFSLESIRQKLKANPVLLQIPVGRGRNFSGVIDLLTNQRLTWKPTDDGRAFETRRLSESQQEEAALLREVRQARMALIEQVADLDDEFAELLLSDFSDNFDAVPYIKLREAVRRLTLARKGVPVLCGSSLRNKGVQPLLDAITAFLPAPDERPHDLVRWYKDDLCALAFKVLHDKQRGPLVFLRIYSGTLRAQTAMHNINRNSTERLSRLLVPFADQHVQIPSMTAGNIALTVGLKQTVTGDTIVSSKASAAAAARRAQTDGRTGAVLSGVEVPDPVFFCTIEPPTMAKQADLENALNNLQREDPSLKVRIDPDSGQTILCGMGELHIEIIHDRIRREYGIETHLGPLQVAYRETVLHRAAAVDTLDRAVGERRHVVTVELAVRPDRDHADGSRRLTFAEEAAGTLSEGPLLGSPLQGVSTLIQRVNMEAGTSPAMVSACASRCVLKALRLAGGQVLEPVMSMEVTVEEQHLGAVLGDLAQRRGTVRDIRSRQDDKVLLASVPLAETRDYSTVLRTLTSGKATFSLELDTYEAMSAHEQNTLLKRMAGLL; translated from the exons ATGATTTGG GAAAAGTATTTCTTGGTACTGCGGTGCTGCAGATGGAGCGCGAGTAGGTTTCTCAAGAGGAATTACAGCTTTCTTCCTGGTG ATGACGTGAAATCTCTGCGGTCTGTGATCAGCCCGGATGTGTCCAA GATCCGCAACATCGGCATCATGGCCCACATCGACGCGGGAAAGACGACGACCACGGAGAGGATGCTTTACTACGCCGGCTACATCAGAGCGCTGGGAG ACGTGGACGACGGCGACACGGTGACGGACTTCATGGCTCAAGAGCGGGAGCGCGGGATCACCATCCAGTCGGCGGCGGTGACCTTTGACTGGAAGGGTCACAGGATCAACCTGATAGACACGCCGG CActtgtgtattttgtttcacaATATGCATCCACAAATATACCAGGTCACGTGGACTTTACTCTGGAGGTGGAAAGGGCTCTTCGGGTTCTGGACGGGGCCGTCGCCGTGTTCGATGCGTCTGCCGGCGTCGAG GCTCAGACTGTGACCGTGTGGAGGCAGGCGGCGAAGCATCACATCCCGTGCGTTTGCTTCCTGAACAAGATGGACAAGCCCGCAGCCGA cctCAATTTCTCCTTGGAGAGCATCAGGCAGAAGCTGAAAGCCAATCCGGTCCTCCTTCAG ATTCCTGTCGGCAGAGGCAGGAACTTCTCCGGTGTGATCGACCTGTTGACCAATCAGAGGCTGACGTGGAAGCCGACGGACGACGGGCGCGCTTTTGAAACCAGACGCCTTAGCGAGTCCCAGCAGGAGGAAGCGGCACTCCTGCGGGAAGTCCGGCAGGCCAGAATGGCTTTAATTGAGCAG GTTGCAGATCTGGATGATGAGTTTGCCGAACTGCTGCTGAGCGACTTCAGTGACAATTTTGACGCTGTCCCTTACATTAAA CTCCGAGAGGCGGTGCGGCGGCTCACTCTGGCCCGTAAAGGCGTCCCGGTGCTCTGCGGAAGCTCTTTACGCAACAAAGGCGTTCAACCGCTCCTGGACGCCATCACCGCCTTCCTGCCGGCCCCCGACGAAAGGCCCCACGACCTGGT GCGCTGGTACAAGGACGACTTGTGCGCTCTGGCCTTCAAGGTTCTCCACGACAAGCAGCGCGGCCCGCTGGTTTTCCTTCGGATCTACTCGGGAACGCTGAGAGCGCAGACGGCGATGCACAACATCAACAGGAACAGCAC CGAAAGGTTGAGCAGACTGCTGGTGCCTTTTGCCGACCAACACGTGCAAATCCCCTCGATGACGGCGGGAAACATCGCCCTCACTGTCGGACTCAAGCAG ACGGTAACTGGCGACACCATCGTCTCCTCCAAAGCgtcggccgccgccgccgcccgccgAGCGCAGACCGACGGCCGGACCGGCGCGGTCCTCTCCGGGGTGGAGGTCCCCGACCCAGTCTTCTTCTGCACCATCGAGCCCCCCACCATGGCCAAACAGGCCG ATCTTGAGAATGCGCTGAACAATCTCCAGAGAGAAGACCCCAGTCTGAAAGTCCGGATTGACCCGGATTCCGGACAG ACTATTTTGTGCGGCATGGGAGAGCTGCACATCGAGATCATCCACGATCGAATCCGGAGGGAGTACGGCATCGAGACCCACCTGGGCCCGCTGCAAGTGGCGTACCGGGAGACCGTCCTCCACCGGGCCGCCGCCGTCG ACACACTGGACCGCGCAGTGGGCGAGAGACGACACGTGGTGACGGTGGAGCTGGCCGTCCGACCCGACCGCGACCACGCCGACGGGTCCCGTCGACTGACGTTCGCGGAGGAAGCCGCCGGGACCTTGTCGGAAG GTCCATTGCTGGGCTCCCCTCTGCAGGGCGTGTCCACACTGATCCAACGGGTCAACATGGAAGCGGGAACTTCTCCGGCCATGGTTTCCGCCTGCGCGTCTCGTTGCGTGCTGAAG GCTCTGAGGCTGGCCGGAGGGCAGGTTCTGGAGCCCGTCATGTCCATGGAGGTGACGGTGGAGGAGCAACACCTGGGCGCCGTGCTGGGCGACCTGGCGCAGAGGCGAGGCACGGTCCGGGACATCCGCAGTCGGCAGGACGACAAGGTGCTGCTGGCCAGCGTGCCCTTGGCGGAGACCAGG GACTATTCCACAGTCCTGCGAACATTGACCTCGGGGAAGGCCACCTTCTCCTTGGAGCTCGACACGTACGAGGCCATGAGCGCGCACGAGCAGAACACGCTGCTGAAGCGAATGGCCGGcttgctgtga
- the gfm2 gene encoding ribosome-releasing factor 2, mitochondrial isoform X1 produces MIWEKYFLVLRCCRWSASRFLKRNYSFLPGDDVKSLRSVISPDVSKIRNIGIMAHIDAGKTTTTERMLYYAGYIRALGDVDDGDTVTDFMAQERERGITIQSAAVTFDWKGHRINLIDTPALVYFVSQYASTNIPGHVDFTLEVERALRVLDGAVAVFDASAGVEAQTVTVWRQAAKHHIPCVCFLNKMDKPAADLNFSLESIRQKLKANPVLLQIPVGRGRNFSGVIDLLTNQRLTWKPTDDGRAFETRRLSESQQEEAALLREVRQARMALIEQVADLDDEFAELLLSDFSDNFDAVPYIKLREAVRRLTLARKGVPVLCGSSLRNKGVQPLLDAITAFLPAPDERPHDLVRWYKDDLCALAFKVLHDKQRGPLVFLRIYSGTLRAQTAMHNINRNSTERLSRLLVPFADQHVQIPSMTAGNIALTVGLKQTVTGDTIVSSKASAAAAARRAQTDGRTGAVLSGVEVPDPVFFCTIEPPTMAKQADLENALNNLQREDPSLKVRIDPDSGQTILCGMGELHIEIIHDRIRREYGIETHLGPLQVAYRETVLHRAAAVDTLDRAVGERRHVVTVELAVRPDRDHADGSRRLTFAEEAAGTLSEGMREAVENGVHSSYLQGPLLGSPLQGVSTLIQRVNMEAGTSPAMVSACASRCVLKALRLAGGQVLEPVMSMEVTVEEQHLGAVLGDLAQRRGTVRDIRSRQDDKVLLASVPLAETRDYSTVLRTLTSGKATFSLELDTYEAMSAHEQNTLLKRMAGLL; encoded by the exons ATGATTTGG GAAAAGTATTTCTTGGTACTGCGGTGCTGCAGATGGAGCGCGAGTAGGTTTCTCAAGAGGAATTACAGCTTTCTTCCTGGTG ATGACGTGAAATCTCTGCGGTCTGTGATCAGCCCGGATGTGTCCAA GATCCGCAACATCGGCATCATGGCCCACATCGACGCGGGAAAGACGACGACCACGGAGAGGATGCTTTACTACGCCGGCTACATCAGAGCGCTGGGAG ACGTGGACGACGGCGACACGGTGACGGACTTCATGGCTCAAGAGCGGGAGCGCGGGATCACCATCCAGTCGGCGGCGGTGACCTTTGACTGGAAGGGTCACAGGATCAACCTGATAGACACGCCGG CActtgtgtattttgtttcacaATATGCATCCACAAATATACCAGGTCACGTGGACTTTACTCTGGAGGTGGAAAGGGCTCTTCGGGTTCTGGACGGGGCCGTCGCCGTGTTCGATGCGTCTGCCGGCGTCGAG GCTCAGACTGTGACCGTGTGGAGGCAGGCGGCGAAGCATCACATCCCGTGCGTTTGCTTCCTGAACAAGATGGACAAGCCCGCAGCCGA cctCAATTTCTCCTTGGAGAGCATCAGGCAGAAGCTGAAAGCCAATCCGGTCCTCCTTCAG ATTCCTGTCGGCAGAGGCAGGAACTTCTCCGGTGTGATCGACCTGTTGACCAATCAGAGGCTGACGTGGAAGCCGACGGACGACGGGCGCGCTTTTGAAACCAGACGCCTTAGCGAGTCCCAGCAGGAGGAAGCGGCACTCCTGCGGGAAGTCCGGCAGGCCAGAATGGCTTTAATTGAGCAG GTTGCAGATCTGGATGATGAGTTTGCCGAACTGCTGCTGAGCGACTTCAGTGACAATTTTGACGCTGTCCCTTACATTAAA CTCCGAGAGGCGGTGCGGCGGCTCACTCTGGCCCGTAAAGGCGTCCCGGTGCTCTGCGGAAGCTCTTTACGCAACAAAGGCGTTCAACCGCTCCTGGACGCCATCACCGCCTTCCTGCCGGCCCCCGACGAAAGGCCCCACGACCTGGT GCGCTGGTACAAGGACGACTTGTGCGCTCTGGCCTTCAAGGTTCTCCACGACAAGCAGCGCGGCCCGCTGGTTTTCCTTCGGATCTACTCGGGAACGCTGAGAGCGCAGACGGCGATGCACAACATCAACAGGAACAGCAC CGAAAGGTTGAGCAGACTGCTGGTGCCTTTTGCCGACCAACACGTGCAAATCCCCTCGATGACGGCGGGAAACATCGCCCTCACTGTCGGACTCAAGCAG ACGGTAACTGGCGACACCATCGTCTCCTCCAAAGCgtcggccgccgccgccgcccgccgAGCGCAGACCGACGGCCGGACCGGCGCGGTCCTCTCCGGGGTGGAGGTCCCCGACCCAGTCTTCTTCTGCACCATCGAGCCCCCCACCATGGCCAAACAGGCCG ATCTTGAGAATGCGCTGAACAATCTCCAGAGAGAAGACCCCAGTCTGAAAGTCCGGATTGACCCGGATTCCGGACAG ACTATTTTGTGCGGCATGGGAGAGCTGCACATCGAGATCATCCACGATCGAATCCGGAGGGAGTACGGCATCGAGACCCACCTGGGCCCGCTGCAAGTGGCGTACCGGGAGACCGTCCTCCACCGGGCCGCCGCCGTCG ACACACTGGACCGCGCAGTGGGCGAGAGACGACACGTGGTGACGGTGGAGCTGGCCGTCCGACCCGACCGCGACCACGCCGACGGGTCCCGTCGACTGACGTTCGCGGAGGAAGCCGCCGGGACCTTGTCGGAAGGTATGAGGGAGGCGGTGGAGAACGGAGTGCACAGCTCTTACCTCCAAG GTCCATTGCTGGGCTCCCCTCTGCAGGGCGTGTCCACACTGATCCAACGGGTCAACATGGAAGCGGGAACTTCTCCGGCCATGGTTTCCGCCTGCGCGTCTCGTTGCGTGCTGAAG GCTCTGAGGCTGGCCGGAGGGCAGGTTCTGGAGCCCGTCATGTCCATGGAGGTGACGGTGGAGGAGCAACACCTGGGCGCCGTGCTGGGCGACCTGGCGCAGAGGCGAGGCACGGTCCGGGACATCCGCAGTCGGCAGGACGACAAGGTGCTGCTGGCCAGCGTGCCCTTGGCGGAGACCAGG GACTATTCCACAGTCCTGCGAACATTGACCTCGGGGAAGGCCACCTTCTCCTTGGAGCTCGACACGTACGAGGCCATGAGCGCGCACGAGCAGAACACGCTGCTGAAGCGAATGGCCGGcttgctgtga
- the gfm2 gene encoding ribosome-releasing factor 2, mitochondrial isoform X4, with protein MAHIDAGKTTTTERMLYYAGYIRALGDVDDGDTVTDFMAQERERGITIQSAAVTFDWKGHRINLIDTPALVYFVSQYASTNIPGHVDFTLEVERALRVLDGAVAVFDASAGVEAQTVTVWRQAAKHHIPCVCFLNKMDKPAADLNFSLESIRQKLKANPVLLQIPVGRGRNFSGVIDLLTNQRLTWKPTDDGRAFETRRLSESQQEEAALLREVRQARMALIEQVADLDDEFAELLLSDFSDNFDAVPYIKLREAVRRLTLARKGVPVLCGSSLRNKGVQPLLDAITAFLPAPDERPHDLVRWYKDDLCALAFKVLHDKQRGPLVFLRIYSGTLRAQTAMHNINRNSTERLSRLLVPFADQHVQIPSMTAGNIALTVGLKQTVTGDTIVSSKASAAAAARRAQTDGRTGAVLSGVEVPDPVFFCTIEPPTMAKQADLENALNNLQREDPSLKVRIDPDSGQTILCGMGELHIEIIHDRIRREYGIETHLGPLQVAYRETVLHRAAAVDTLDRAVGERRHVVTVELAVRPDRDHADGSRRLTFAEEAAGTLSEGMREAVENGVHSSYLQGPLLGSPLQGVSTLIQRVNMEAGTSPAMVSACASRCVLKALRLAGGQVLEPVMSMEVTVEEQHLGAVLGDLAQRRGTVRDIRSRQDDKVLLASVPLAETRDYSTVLRTLTSGKATFSLELDTYEAMSAHEQNTLLKRMAGLL; from the exons ATGGCCCACATCGACGCGGGAAAGACGACGACCACGGAGAGGATGCTTTACTACGCCGGCTACATCAGAGCGCTGGGAG ACGTGGACGACGGCGACACGGTGACGGACTTCATGGCTCAAGAGCGGGAGCGCGGGATCACCATCCAGTCGGCGGCGGTGACCTTTGACTGGAAGGGTCACAGGATCAACCTGATAGACACGCCGG CActtgtgtattttgtttcacaATATGCATCCACAAATATACCAGGTCACGTGGACTTTACTCTGGAGGTGGAAAGGGCTCTTCGGGTTCTGGACGGGGCCGTCGCCGTGTTCGATGCGTCTGCCGGCGTCGAG GCTCAGACTGTGACCGTGTGGAGGCAGGCGGCGAAGCATCACATCCCGTGCGTTTGCTTCCTGAACAAGATGGACAAGCCCGCAGCCGA cctCAATTTCTCCTTGGAGAGCATCAGGCAGAAGCTGAAAGCCAATCCGGTCCTCCTTCAG ATTCCTGTCGGCAGAGGCAGGAACTTCTCCGGTGTGATCGACCTGTTGACCAATCAGAGGCTGACGTGGAAGCCGACGGACGACGGGCGCGCTTTTGAAACCAGACGCCTTAGCGAGTCCCAGCAGGAGGAAGCGGCACTCCTGCGGGAAGTCCGGCAGGCCAGAATGGCTTTAATTGAGCAG GTTGCAGATCTGGATGATGAGTTTGCCGAACTGCTGCTGAGCGACTTCAGTGACAATTTTGACGCTGTCCCTTACATTAAA CTCCGAGAGGCGGTGCGGCGGCTCACTCTGGCCCGTAAAGGCGTCCCGGTGCTCTGCGGAAGCTCTTTACGCAACAAAGGCGTTCAACCGCTCCTGGACGCCATCACCGCCTTCCTGCCGGCCCCCGACGAAAGGCCCCACGACCTGGT GCGCTGGTACAAGGACGACTTGTGCGCTCTGGCCTTCAAGGTTCTCCACGACAAGCAGCGCGGCCCGCTGGTTTTCCTTCGGATCTACTCGGGAACGCTGAGAGCGCAGACGGCGATGCACAACATCAACAGGAACAGCAC CGAAAGGTTGAGCAGACTGCTGGTGCCTTTTGCCGACCAACACGTGCAAATCCCCTCGATGACGGCGGGAAACATCGCCCTCACTGTCGGACTCAAGCAG ACGGTAACTGGCGACACCATCGTCTCCTCCAAAGCgtcggccgccgccgccgcccgccgAGCGCAGACCGACGGCCGGACCGGCGCGGTCCTCTCCGGGGTGGAGGTCCCCGACCCAGTCTTCTTCTGCACCATCGAGCCCCCCACCATGGCCAAACAGGCCG ATCTTGAGAATGCGCTGAACAATCTCCAGAGAGAAGACCCCAGTCTGAAAGTCCGGATTGACCCGGATTCCGGACAG ACTATTTTGTGCGGCATGGGAGAGCTGCACATCGAGATCATCCACGATCGAATCCGGAGGGAGTACGGCATCGAGACCCACCTGGGCCCGCTGCAAGTGGCGTACCGGGAGACCGTCCTCCACCGGGCCGCCGCCGTCG ACACACTGGACCGCGCAGTGGGCGAGAGACGACACGTGGTGACGGTGGAGCTGGCCGTCCGACCCGACCGCGACCACGCCGACGGGTCCCGTCGACTGACGTTCGCGGAGGAAGCCGCCGGGACCTTGTCGGAAGGTATGAGGGAGGCGGTGGAGAACGGAGTGCACAGCTCTTACCTCCAAG GTCCATTGCTGGGCTCCCCTCTGCAGGGCGTGTCCACACTGATCCAACGGGTCAACATGGAAGCGGGAACTTCTCCGGCCATGGTTTCCGCCTGCGCGTCTCGTTGCGTGCTGAAG GCTCTGAGGCTGGCCGGAGGGCAGGTTCTGGAGCCCGTCATGTCCATGGAGGTGACGGTGGAGGAGCAACACCTGGGCGCCGTGCTGGGCGACCTGGCGCAGAGGCGAGGCACGGTCCGGGACATCCGCAGTCGGCAGGACGACAAGGTGCTGCTGGCCAGCGTGCCCTTGGCGGAGACCAGG GACTATTCCACAGTCCTGCGAACATTGACCTCGGGGAAGGCCACCTTCTCCTTGGAGCTCGACACGTACGAGGCCATGAGCGCGCACGAGCAGAACACGCTGCTGAAGCGAATGGCCGGcttgctgtga